GCCGCCGCTGCCGCCCGCGGCCTCCTGCTGCAGGCAGCGGCAGGGCGTTGGATGGAGGATCCCCTGCGCTGCCGGACAGAAGCGGGAAGCGTTATCGGACCGGCGTCGCAGCGCGCCCGCTACGCGGACCTCGTCGAGGCCGCGGCCCTCCTGCCCGTGCCCGATCTCACGAAGGTCCCGCTCAAGGAGCCGTCGAAGTTCCAGATCCTTGGCAAGCCGATCCCACGGGTGGACGTGCCATCGAAGGTGGACGGCAGCGCAGAATTCGGCATCGACGTCCGCCTCCCGGGCATGCTGCGGGCGGTGGTGGCTCGCTGCCCGGCCTTTGGCGGACGCGTGAAGCGGTTCGATGCGGCGAAAGCGAAGGCCGTGGCCGGCGTCCGGCATGTTGTCGAGATCCCTTCTGTGGTTCGAGACGTCTTCTCCTGCGGCGGTGTGGCCGTCGTGGCCGACAACACCTGGGCCGCGCTCCAGGGGCGACAAGCGCTCGTCTTGGAGTGGGACGAAGGCGAGGGCGAGAGCAGCCAGGGTCTCTCCAAACAGTTCGAGCTGCTCCTGGCCAAGCCCGGCGCCGTCGTGCGCAACGACGGAGATGCGGCAGTAGCTCTGGCCGGGGCAGCGCACCGCGTGGAGGCCACATACGAGCTGCCCTTCGAGGCCCACGCGACTATGGAGCCCATGAATGCAACCGTCCATGTACGGAGGGGCGGCACCGAGGCCTGGGTCCCGACCCAGGACTCCGCCTTCACCCGGGAGATCCTGGCTCGCGTCCTCGGGCAGCCCTTGGAAGCCGTGATCGTGCACACGACCCTCCTCGGGGGCGGATTCGGCCGGCGTGCGGCCACCGACTTCGTGGTCGAAGCAGCACAGATCTCGCGGCTAGTCGGCGCCCCCGTGCAGGTGGTATGGACTCGGGAAGACGACATCCAGCACGACTTCTACCGGCCGGCCTCGATGCACCATCTCAGAGCCTCCCTCGACGCGAGAGGGCGTCCAACTGCCTGGTTCCACCGGATGGCGTCGACTTCGATCGCCGCCTTCCTAGACCCGCCCGAGACCGCCAAGCCAGCGGAAAGCGAGATCGGCGGAGCCGTCGATCTGCCCTACGCCATACCGTCGATACGGATGGAGTACTCCCCTGCCCCCAGTCAGGTGCCCGTCTCCTGGTGGCGCTCGGTCGAGAACTCCGTCAACGCTTTCGTGACCGAGTGTTTCCTGGACGAGCTGGCCGGGGCGGCCGAAATCGATCCCCTGACCTTCCGTCTGCAGCTCCTCGCCGAACCGCGCCAGGTACGCCAGCCGCCGGACTCCCCCGCGATCCTGGAGACGACCCGTTTACGTGCCGTGCTCGAGCGAGCGGCGTTGCGAGCCGGCTGGGGAACCCCGGTCACACCCGGCCATGGCCGCGGGCTGGCCTGCCATTTTTCCTACCGCACTTACGTGGCCCAGGTCGCCGAGGTTTCGGTCGCACACGGCGCCGTCCGCGTCCACCGCGTGCACCTCGTCGTCGACTGCGGGCGGGTGGTCAACCCCGACGTCGTCAAGGCCCAGATGGAGGGCGGCGTCGTCTTCGGGCTCTCAGCCGCGCTCAAGGGAGCGATCACGATCGCCAACGGCCGTATCCAGCAGAGCAACTTCCATGACTTCGAGGTGCTCCGGTTGCCAGAGGCGCCCGAGATCGACGTGGAGATCCTGGCTAGCGACGGGCCGCCGACTGGGGTCGGGGAGCCGGGCGTCCCGCCCATCGCGCCAGCGGTGGCCAACGCAGTGTTCGCCGCGACGGGCAAGCGTGTGCGTCGCCTGCCCATCCGGCTGTAAGAGCTCATCGCGCCAGCTCTACTGCGCAACGCGGAAGGCGTGTCAGGTAGTGCCGGTAAGTCTCGACGTCTTGCCTGTGCATCGCATGCTTAGGGTCAAGAGGAGAAAGAGCGATGGTCATCTATCAAGCCTGCCTCCACATCGCCCTCGCCGCCGTCCTCCAGGTCACGCCGAGCACCACGAACGGCTCGGTCCCGCGGCAGCTGAGCGACGATCTTGAGCACTACGTCTGGGACCTCACATCCTTCTATCCCGACCGAGCGGCTTGGGAGGCCGAGCGGCACACCATTCTAGAGAAGAGCGCCAACATCGGCCGCCTCCGCGACGGCATGGTCCGCGACGCGAAGAGCCTGGCCGACGCGCTCGACGAAGTGTCGGAGCTCCGGACCCGAGCCACAAAGATGACAATCTACGGCGAGCTCTCGCACAACCTCGACCGCCATTCCGCGGCGGCGGCGACGATCTACGACTCCGGGACCGCCCTCGCCGCCCAGATCGAATCCGCTTTGGCGTTCGTTCCAGAGGAGATCGCCAAGATCGGCGAGGAGCGTTTGGCCCGGTGGCTGGTACAAGAGCCGCGCCTCGAACGACACCGCATCCGCATCATGCGGATTGTGCGCGAGGCGCCGCATACCTTGTCCACCTCCGAACAGGGCTTGATCTCGAGTATGGGGCGCTGGCCACAGGTCTCGGCGGACGCCTTCGATGCCTTGCACGGTTCCGCCCTCGGGTGGCCGATGATGAGGGGTGTCGAGGGCAAAGACGTCGCTGTCAACTTGTACTCGTTCAAGACCCAGTTTCCACGGGAGAAGCGCGCCGAGGCCGCAACGGCATTCATGGCCCGTTTGAAGTCCTTTGAAAGTGTCTTCGGACTGCTCTATACCCGACGCATCGACGCCGACTTGACCATCGCCCGGCACCGCCGGTTCGCCGACGGTATCG
This region of Vicinamibacteria bacterium genomic DNA includes:
- a CDS encoding molybdopterin cofactor-binding domain-containing protein → MPKAEMGQGVMTGLPMLLAEELDVEWADVRVEQAPTDPNIYRHGTGSSSSTRTSWLPLRQAAAAARGLLLQAAAGRWMEDPLRCRTEAGSVIGPASQRARYADLVEAAALLPVPDLTKVPLKEPSKFQILGKPIPRVDVPSKVDGSAEFGIDVRLPGMLRAVVARCPAFGGRVKRFDAAKAKAVAGVRHVVEIPSVVRDVFSCGGVAVVADNTWAALQGRQALVLEWDEGEGESSQGLSKQFELLLAKPGAVVRNDGDAAVALAGAAHRVEATYELPFEAHATMEPMNATVHVRRGGTEAWVPTQDSAFTREILARVLGQPLEAVIVHTTLLGGGFGRRAATDFVVEAAQISRLVGAPVQVVWTREDDIQHDFYRPASMHHLRASLDARGRPTAWFHRMASTSIAAFLDPPETAKPAESEIGGAVDLPYAIPSIRMEYSPAPSQVPVSWWRSVENSVNAFVTECFLDELAGAAEIDPLTFRLQLLAEPRQVRQPPDSPAILETTRLRAVLERAALRAGWGTPVTPGHGRGLACHFSYRTYVAQVAEVSVAHGAVRVHRVHLVVDCGRVVNPDVVKAQMEGGVVFGLSAALKGAITIANGRIQQSNFHDFEVLRLPEAPEIDVEILASDGPPTGVGEPGVPPIAPAVANAVFAATGKRVRRLPIRL